The Nicotiana tabacum cultivar K326 chromosome 14, ASM71507v2, whole genome shotgun sequence genome contains a region encoding:
- the LOC107774173 gene encoding peroxidase 27-like → MATSQFANCCFLISLFFFAFASNHANGKELKVGFYHKKCPHLELIVKEVIDDVISRVPSLAAPLLRMHFHDCFVRGCDGSVLLNSPTKQAEKDAIPNLSLRGYQIIDKVKTAVEKSCPGMVSCADIVALVARDVTVAVKGPFWEVETGRRDGRVSNITEALFNLIPPFANITSLKQGFLQKGLSVKDLVVLSGSHTIGMSHCSSFNNRLYNFTGKGDADPSLDPNYIKRLKMKCSPTDQNSIVEMDPGSVRTFDTSYYNIVAKRRGLFTSDSALLDDKETKGYLKEQALNHGSTFFKDFGESMVKMGRIQVLTGTQGEIRNVCTKIN, encoded by the exons ATGGCAACTTCACAATTTGCAAATTGTTGTTTCTTGATTTCATTATTCTTCTTTGCATTTGCTTCAAACCATGCAAATGGGAAAGAACTCAAAGTAGGTTTTTACCACAAAAAATGTCCTCATCTCGAGTTGATAGTGAAGGAGGTTATTGATGATGTTATTTCCAGAGTCCCCAGTCTTGCTGCTCCTTTGTTGAGAATGCACTTTCACGATTGTTTCGTTAGG GGTTGTGATGGCTCAGTTCTGTTGAATTCTCCAACTAAACAAGCTGAGAAGGATGCAATCCCAAATTTAAGCCTTAGAGGATATCAAATTATTGATAAAGTGAAGACTGCAGTAGAAAAATCTTGCCCTGGGATGGTTTCCTGCGCCGATATTGTTGCCCTAGTTGCTAGAGATGTCACAGTTGCG GTCAAGGGACCATTCTGGGAAGTTGAAACTGGGAGAAGAGATGGAAGGGTCTCAAATATAACTGAAGCCTTATTTAATTTAATTCCTCCTTTTGCAAATATAACATCATTGAAACAAGGATTCTTGCAAAAGGGATTAAGTGTCAAGGACCTAGTAGTATTATCAG GTTCTCACACAATTGGAATGTCTCATTGCTCATCATTCAACAACCGTCTTTACAACTTCACTGGGAAAGGAGATGCAGATCCTTCTTTGGATCCAAACTATATAAAAAGATTGAAAATGAAATGTTCTCCAACTGACCAAAACTCCATTGTTGAGATGGATCCAGGAAGTGTTAGAACATTTGATACATCTTATTATAATATTGTAGCAAAAAGAAGAGGACTTTTTACGTCCGATTCTGCTTTACTTGATGATAAAGAAACTAAGGGCTATCTCAAAGAACAAGCACTTAACCATGGTTCAACTTTTTTCAAGGATTTTGGTGAATCTATGGTTAAAATGGGAAGGATTCAAGTACTCACTGGTACTCAAGGTGAAATTAGAAATGTGTGTACAAAGATCAACTAA